GAGAAGTTAAGCCCGTCCGCGCCCATGGTACTGCAGGGGTAACCCTGTGGGAGAGTAGGTCGTCGCCTGTTCTTTCTTACCAAAAGCCCGCCACAAGCGGGCTTTTGTGTGTCCGGACCATTCCCACTTTTGCTTGGCAAGTGCTAGCCTGTGCCGGACTGACTGATTGCTGCGTGGCCCGATCCCCGCTCGCGGGGCATGGTCAGGAGAGAGGCGGGATCCCGTTGAACCTGCCCTTTTCCGGCGGCTTCCGGGCCGCTTGCCTATCATGGCTGATGACGTGATTCAATCCAGACTGGAATCCCATGCGCATCCATCTACATCACATCATACCGATTCTGGCGCTGCTGGGCCTTGCTTCTACGGCCTCGGCCAATCCCCAGTTGTGGCAGATCGGCGGCTTTCCCCTGCCCATGCTGGACGCCCTGGATGGGGTGGATGGCCCGACGGATGCGGGCAACCCGGCGCGACAATCCGCCGGCCCTTGGGAACTGGGGCTCAATTGGCAGTTCCAGACCGGCGATCCCCGCCACACCACGGTGAAGCCCGTCCCGCGGACGGCAACGTATCTGCCCAAGAGCGCCGGCCTGCGCGGCGGCTGGCACGAGCTGCGCTGGCGCGCGGGTTTCCAGCAGTTGTACAATTCCCATGAAGAGACGCCGGACAGCACCGGGGCCTGGCAGGACTACGACGCCCGTCTCGAAGCGCTGGGGGTTCAGCTGGCCCTGCCCCTCCAGCTGCAAGCCATAGGCTTGCCCAACGTCGTGGTGGGGGCCGGTTGGCAACAGTACCGTCTGGTGGTGGATCAGCTCCAGTCCTGGCAATCCGCCTCCGGCAGCAACGTGACGGATTACCAGTTGGATGTGGAGCGCAAGTTGCTGGCGGATGGGTTGGAGCTGGGCCTGGACATGGTCTATCATGAAGCCCGCCTGGGGCTGGCCTGGCGCCAGGAGACCGTCTGGAATCACTGGGACGCCGAGCCGCTGAACCCGGACTCCACCCAGTTGGTGCAGGTCTGGGGCGTGCTGCCGGAACAGTGGACCCTGCGGCTGGATCTGGCGGCGCGGCCGGGTTGGCGCGTGTCCAGCCAGCTCCAGTGGACCGAGTGGAGCGCCACCCAGCTCTACCTGAAGGACCAGCTGGACGTGGGCGTGGCGGTTCACGGCGAACTGCCCCGCTGGCGCACGCGCACCCACCTGGGGTTCACTACTTCGCGCACGGGCTCCAGCCAGGTGGAAGCCTGGGGCGACAAGCGCAGCACGTGGTTCCTGCTGGCCGGGGTGGAACAGGACTTCCCCCACGGCGTCACGGCTTCGCTCAAACTGGCCGACAGCCACTTGGGCAGCGGCGCCTATCGCAAGCAGACGGTGGTGCAACTGGAGCTCCGGGCGTCCCTTCCCCGGCGCTAAGGTGCGGGAGGCAGACATGGCAAGCGAACCCGGCGCGGAGCGCCATCCCCAGTGGGAGCGGGTGGAGGCGGTGATCCGCGCCAGCATCGCCTGGGCGGACGACAAGGACCTGGCCCTGCTCTACGATTCCCTGGTTCCGGACGCCCGCCTCTTTCTCTTCCACCCCGACGACGAGAGCACCATCGCAGGCTTTCCGGCCTTCCAGGAAATGGCCGAGCGCGTCTTCCTGAACCCGGCCTTCCGGGCCACGGGCTTCTGCATCCGCGAATTGCGCATCGATTTCTCCCCGGCCGGCGACGTGGCTTGGTTCTCCGCCCGGCTGGACGATCACGGCGAGTGGGACGGCCGCCCCATCGGTTGGGAGAACGCGCGCTGGACGGGCGTGCTGGTCCAGCAGGCCGGCCAGTGGAAGATCATCCAGATGCACTTTTCCCTGCCCACCGGCTGAGCCTCCTTCGAGTTTCGCCCGTCTCGCGACATTCCGAACAACAACCGAACAAAGCTGGAAACTCTGTGATGCAGTTCACATCCCGGAGGTGTGCAGCTTTGGCTGGGCGACTTGTTAATTTCTTGCCTTTAGCTTAAGCTGGGCCCCTTCTGAACCGATCTTCAGAATCCGCGCCCTCCGGGGCGTGCCGGGACAGGACGCAGGTACAGCTTCAGGAGCACGCATGCAGGCAGGACGCACGATGTTCACGTGGGCGGCGGCACTGGCCCTGGGATTGACCAGTGGCGCGGCGCGGGGGCAGGAGATCACCGAGCCGTTGACTGCTGGTGAACGCCAGGCGCTGATCGATTTCTACACCGCGCTGGACGGCGACAACTGGGTCAACCATTCGGGCTGGAAGGATGCCCAGGGGGAGTTCAGCCCGCCGGGCACCGAGGATACCTGGTACGGGGTGGACCTGGGCTGGGTGGGCGAAAGCATGCCGGGCGAGCCGCCCTCCGTGACCCACCTGGCCATGAGCGACAACCACCTGAGCGGCCCCATCGACGAACTGCTGGAGCCCTTCACCAACCTGGTTAGCGTCACCTTCCTGCGGGAACCCGGCCTGACGGGGCAGCTCCCCAACCTGCTGGGGCATCCGTACTTGGTCAACCTGGCTTTCGTGGAGTGTGGACTCAGCGGCGGCCTGCCCACCACGGCGGAGGGCCACGTCGCCCTGCCCCTGCACTTGCAGGGGCTGGATCTGCGCGGCTGTGCCCTGTCGCTGGATTGGAGCCAGCTGCTGACCATGGTGTGCCGGGATGACCTGCAAACCCTGGATCTGCAGGACATCCCCCTGGGCGGCACCCTGCCCGACTTGCGGGCGGAGTTCCCCTCCCTGTGGAGGCTGGACCTGCAAAACACGGGCATAGCCGGACCGCTGCCCGCCCAGCTGCCGGAGCACATCACCCAGTTGGATCTGTCCGCAAACGCCCTGCTGGGGCCCATTCCCCCTGCCTGGGGCGAGGCGGAGGACTTGCAGATCCTCTGGCTGCAGGGCAACCGGCTCTCCGGCGAGCTGCCCCTTTCCTTGCTGAACCTGACGAACCTGGCCCCGTCCGGCGGGCTGAACTTCAACTTCAACGCGCTGGAGACGAACGACAACGGGTTGTGGTCCTTCCTCGTGGACAAGTGCGGACCTGTCACCCTGCCCGACGGCACCTTCCTGGGCGACTGGCGCGAACGCCAGACCACGCGGCCCGCGCAGGTGACCGCCTGGCCCACGGGTGACGGCCACTTGCGCGTCAGCTGGACCGACGCCCCCAACGCCTGGCAGGACGGATTCTACCGCATCGAACAGAGCCCTGACGGCGAGAGCTGGACCCCGCTGGCGGAAACCCAGGACCGCTCCCAGACCGAGCTGCTCGTGACCTTCGACGAGCGCCGCCTGCGCCACCACTTCCGGGTCGCCACGGTATCACGGCCCTTCAGCCAGAACGCCAACGAAGTGGCCAGTCTGCCGCGTGCCGGCGTCTACAGCCACGCGCTGTTCTACGACGACTTCGAGGAGCCCCAGGCCTGGAGCCTGAGCGGCGACTTCGCCATCGGCGCGCCGCTGCCGGGCAACGGGGCCGCACAGGCCTGGTCGGGAACGGCCGTGCTGGGAAGCAACCTGGCCGGCGCCCACGCGGACAACCAGGGGCCGGCCGAGGCCGAGGCGATCACGCCGTCCTTCTCCTGCGCGGGGAAGTCCCACGTCAAGCTCGCCTTCCGTTCCTGTTCCCAGTTCGACGGCTTCAGCGGCGACCTGGGCAGCGTGGACGTGTCGGTGGGCGGCGGCCCGTGGCAGAATCTGGAAGTGCTGAATCACTTCGCCGAGGATGGCTGGGACCGCCATTGGGTGGATCTCTCGCCCTACGTGGACAACCAGTCCCAGGTGCGCGTGCGCTTCGCCTACACCAGCGACGGCAGCTTCGGCCTGGACGGCTGGAACCTGGACGAGGTGGCGGTGGTGGCGCGTCCCACCGTGTCCGGCATCTTCACCGTGGATCCCGCCGGCACGCTGGGCTCCAACTTCGCCACGCTGGACGACGCCTTCGCCTACTTCAACTCTGTGGACCTGGCCGGCCCGGTGGTGGTGGAAGTGGTCGCGGGCGCCGAGTTCGAGGAGGACCTGGAACCGCTGTTCGTGAAGGGCAGCCAGGATCGTTCGCTGACCTTCCTGCGCTCCGGGGCGGGGGCCAACCCGCTGCTGCGCTCCGCCGGCGGCGCGGGCTACCACGATGCTGTGCTGAAACTGCGCGGCGCGGACTGGGTGGCCTTCGAGGGAATCGACGTGGAGGCCGGCGAACAGGTGGAGCACGCCGTGCAGCTGCTCAACCGCGCCGGTGACGACGGCTGCGCCCATGTGTCCCTGCGCGACCTCGCTGTCCGCGGCGGACGCCTGGCGGGCGTGTTCAGCGGAACCATGTTCCAGCCGCTGGCCGACAGCGGCGCCAACAGCCACCTCTCCCTGGAGCGGTTGACGGTGGATGGTTCCGCCACCGCCGTGCTGCTGGACAACAACTGGAGCAACGAGCACATGGACGTGGACAACCTCATCCGCGACTGCGTGCTGGGAACCGCGGCGGAAGGCCTGGGCAGTCTGGAGGAGTTGGGCAGCGGTGTGCGCGTCCAGGGGCAAAACGGCCTGCGGGTGGAGGGTTGCGAGGTTGCCCACGTGCGGGGCTTCATGGCCACTGGCCTGGACCTGCTGGGGGCGAATCTCCACGTCGCGGGCAACCGGATCCACAGCCTGGACGGCGGCTGGCGCGTGACGGGCATCCGCGCCCAGGGCGCCAAGCTCTACAACAACATGGTCGCGTTGGCGGACAGCAGCACGGGCGCCGAAATCATCGGCATCGCGCTGGAGGACGGGTACAACTCCTTCTGCGACTTCAACAGCGTGCGCGTTGAAGGCGGCGCGCAATCGACGACGGATTGCCTGCACCTGCCCGAGTCCGCTCCGGCGCGCGTCTCCAACAACATCCTGGTCAACCTGACGCCCGACCAGGAGGCGGGCTGGCACCACGCCGCCATCTCCGTGGTCGGCACGCCCTACTTCACCAGCTCGGGCTCCGTCTGCGACGCCAACCTGTTCCACGTGCCCTCGGCGACGGGGGGCGGCGTGGGCTTCGACCGCTACATCCAGCAGCCGCTGGTCGACCTGGCGGCCTGGCGCTCCACCTCGGGCGAGGACCAGATCAGCCACGTGGGGGATCCGCGCTTCGCCTCGGAGACGGATTTGCACCTGCGCAACGACCAGCCCACGCCGGCGGAGGCCGCGGGTCTGTGGCTGCAGGGAGTGGAAAACTACCCCTGGCTGGCCGCCGACCTGGACGGCGAGCCGCGCAACCCCGCGCAGCCGGACATCGGCGCCGACGAGGGC
This genomic interval from Candidatus Delongbacteria bacterium contains the following:
- a CDS encoding nuclear transport factor 2 family protein: MASEPGAERHPQWERVEAVIRASIAWADDKDLALLYDSLVPDARLFLFHPDDESTIAGFPAFQEMAERVFLNPAFRATGFCIRELRIDFSPAGDVAWFSARLDDHGEWDGRPIGWENARWTGVLVQQAGQWKIIQMHFSLPTG